A window of Hordeum vulgare subsp. vulgare chromosome 5H, MorexV3_pseudomolecules_assembly, whole genome shotgun sequence genomic DNA:
gactTTTAGTTAAGAGCGAGCTCTAGCGCATGCTCCTAGACACTTTGTGAAAGTAAATATGgatcatataataaaaaaataatacaATCTTCTAatcaactattgtacatgttggctataagatgAGCTATAGATGATATGGTAATGACTTATATTCAacagctggctatactattaacgatGCTCTTACAGAGCTTACAAAGTTTCAAGGAGTACGTCAGGTGGGACCTCCTTGCCGCGTGTTGTAGCAAAATCCAGACATTTCGTGCAGGGGTGGCTAACCTCGGCCATCTCATATGCAGTGGCATCGTTCGCGACATGGAAAACGCAAAAAATACATGTGTAATGCTAGAACTCGAacccacattattaggagaaaagTTATAGATAAAAACTTAGCAGTACATAGAGTAGGTATGCATAGCTACTGCTACTTAGTAGTAGCGTGTGATACACACCAGCGCTACACATAGttatatagtagtagcgctgggtgGCAGGCGGGCGTTACTCCTAAGTGGTCTTATCGTTACCCATCAGGGCTGCccatagcagtagcgcgggaACGTACCGAGAGCTCGAACCGTGGAGCTCCTGCAACTGAGTTTTCCAAAATTACGAACATTTTCTTCAAAATGCGcactgttttggaatttatgaacaAACTTTGACAATGTGAATATTTTATAAATTTGTGACCAAATTTGGAAAgattgaacattttttgaaattcctaaacaattttcaattttcaaataaaatttgaaaacatgtagatttttgaatttgtgaacaaaaatgaaaatagaatttattttttgaattttcctacagttttttttaatttgtgaacaaaatttcTGAACAGGAATAACTTTTTAAATgatgaacatattttgaatttttagaaaaaaattgaaaacgaAAAGAATTTTGAATACAGacacaaaattttgaaaaaacagaatctactttGCGATTCCCAAACAATTTTCGAAAaatgcaaacattttttgaatttacgtACATTTTTTCGAATATGACAATTTTTATGAAATTTCGAACGTTTTCAAAAGCAATGATATTTATTGAAAATtaagaacaatttttgaagatgaacatgttttaaaaaatataaataacattaaaaagaaaaactgaatgaagaacaagaataaacagaaaatgaaacaaaTTTGCAAACAGGAAGAATTTTTGAAATTCGTTTACAATTTGTAAACAAGGAAACGTGAACTGTTTTCAATTCCCATTTTGTGGAATTCCTGAACAAAATGTAAACATgtatatttgttttgaatttttgaacatttttttagaAATATAAACTTTTTGAAAACAAACCTTTTTGGTTTGTGAACAAAATTACTTAaggtgatttttttgaattaccgaATATTTTCTGAAACgaagtgaacaaattttgaaattatGTTTTTTATGGCATTTATGATCAAATTTTGAAAATGGGAGCATTTTCTTTAGAAATGAACAATATTTTGGAAATACAAACATTTTtcagaaaagaaaataaatttaagaaagaaaactgaaaagaagagaaaataaaaaaggaaagaaaaaaggaaaaggtaAGGTAAtaagcagaaaaagaaaaaaagaatcagAAAAAATAGAAATCACCAAAgtaaaactgaaaagaaaaacaaatcagTTCAGGATCTTTCCAGAAATTTTCGAAAACCATAAAAAACCGATTGAAACTTGTAGACGGTTTCCAAACCAAGAACGCTGAAAACGCTTAGATGAGATTGCTCGCCTGTGCAAGCACGAATTTCAGTATGCTACTATACTTGTGAATAGCAGAAAATGGAGTGATTAGTTAGAGAGCACTTCTTCGTGAGCCTTCCAACGAATACTCCCGCGCACCGCTGCTTGGCACATTTTTACTCGCTGCCATGTGCCCGCGCCTTAAACGTTTCCTTTGaatttcatttatttatttttgcacgcGTTTTCGTCTTTTTAAATTGGGtttttctgatattttttatgttttggtTTTTCATCTGTCTTTCTTAGCTTTCTGACGAAAAAAATGTTAaactttttcatgaaaaaacatgttttcttaTTGTTTTTCTgcgagaggcatgattttgctttcgtgagagacaCGGTTTCGTCTTCGTGAAAGGTACGGCCGTACCTCTTGAAAACGGAAAagaacgtgttttctgttttttccaagaggcatggttttacttctgcgagaggcacggttttgcttctgcgataggcacggttttgccttcgctaaagtcacggtcgtgcctcttaaaaaggaaaaaaacacgtttttcaTTTTTTCGCAAGAGACATGGTTTTACCTTCGTGAGTGGCATGCCCGTGCCtctcaaaaagaaaaaagagcaTTTTTTctgcgagaggcatggttttgcttctgagagaggcacgattttgactTTGCGAGAAGCACGTCCGTGCCTCTTGAAAAGGGGAAAACGCgttttttactttttttgagaGAGGCATGATTTTATCTTTGTGAGACGCACATACGTGCCtcttgaaaagaaaaagaaatacgcgTTTTTTCTCCGAGAGACACGATTTTGGCTTTGTGAGAGGCATatccgtgcctctcgaaaagaaaaaagaaactcaTTTTTTTCCGAGAGAGGCATGATTTAGCTtccgtgagaggcacggttttgcctctgTGAGAGACATGTACGTGCCtttcgaaaagaaaaaaaaaacgcaAAAAacgtattttttgttttttttttctattgtgagaggcacgattttttTGTTCTGTTTTTTTAAGTTTGTCAAAAAACATGGGGtctaattttaaaatttcaacgcGAGAAATCTAAGGATGAAATTTTTTTGATATTTGAACGCATGGTTTAGAACTTAAAATGTTTTAAAAATACGAATctatgaaaaaaaaatcaggttGCGTCAAATGGGACGCATACAATGCGTCACTTTGTCGCAACCTGAAGAGGTGAGAGTAATCTTTAAATGAAATACTTCTTAATTAATGATTTCGTAAAAAGGTCAACCGCCGCGCAAAGCCAATCTAGTAGTTTACAGCCCATGAGGCTCATAATTTGGGTAGAAGATGACGAAACGCCGCGCGtcttttttttaagaaaaaagAAGATAaatcccggcctctgcatctcgaagatgcatgcagtcattttattaattattctcgaggaccttacaaagcagtacaacaatatgcctgaatccgccattttggcaacatctgccgctactcctatccatacgATCAAGGGATGCAAGCTGAACCAAATACCTAGAcatctcacctaagcctaacagcTAAAGCCGAAGaccctgaccgagccacatactgggtccggggcacaaaccggtccgatgcactcacatgtgtcgtcgccgcAATCTTCCACTCGTCCATCTTCAGATCGgattgaggtaccagccttggcaggtgcctccgccatcgacgccaccatgaagcCAAACGATGACCTCCACTTACGCGAGTCCAACTCGAAGAAACGGacggagatccatgctaggataggacCGCACCACCGCcatcgcccaccacccacaagcgccacccagcccaaaggttcccaaagcggcgccttGAAGAAGGGAACGGCGCCACGAGCGTCGCCGCCGCCCAATaaagttaaggctttcgcccgggagacctaggggaaggggaagtgaggggatcagtctATACCGATGCCTACAATGAGGGGAACGACGCCCTCAGGCGTCGCCGTCGATGCGGTCGGCCATGGCCGAAcagggatttcgcccgaactagatccccgccACCAGCAGCGCCTTCTGTACAAAACCGGCGACCCAAGGAAGCGTGGTCTAACCAGGCTGGCCCGCACGCCGAataggagaggaggggaggcgccAGATCGCGCGCACCAGCCACCACAAAAGCCGCCGCCGGACGTCCAACGaccaccggatcccgccgcccgcgCGGCCGAGACGCCAGATCCACCGCCCGCACGGCTGCTAGCTTGCCGTGCCTCGCCAATGAATTTGCCGTTCCAGATCCGGGGCTCCCCACGTAGAGGCAGGACAGCCTAGGCCCCGCCGCCACAATCCTTGGCGCCTGGGGCTTTGCCTCAGGCAGCGGCGAGGTAGGGATGtggagggggaggcggctagggttgggagggagggaggccaAAAGAATAGTTGGCTCAGCGGTAGATCTTTTTTCTCAGGGTCACGATGTTGATGGCACAGTCTTTTTAGTGGGGATCAAAAACGCCGCGCGCCTGATGCTTCGAATCCTCGTCTCCCGCCGTGTCGTTGAGCTCCTGCGCCATTGTTGGAGAGATGAGGGGTCAGGGAGTGTTGGCCGGTGAGTTCACGTTTGTTAGCCTGCTTCTCATGCGAGCTAGCGAGGCAAATCTTGAAGTTGGTCAGGCAGGGAATATCAAAGCCACAAGATCCAAATTCTGAAGTATGCATGTATATATGCCCGCCCGGCCTCAAGCGTCGCCATGACCATGCATGTGCCTCTGCATGCCTGCTTCGTCTGCAGCTCACGATACGCCAGTTGAATCCAGCAAGCGCGACGTGCTCCGATGACAGCGGCGAGGGAGTTGGGCTGCATGATCTATTCGGAACAAGCGGAGGCGGTGTCGTCGCTCGCCTGTCGTCCTTCCACACTCACCGGTCTTGTCGGATCGGATCCCAGGCACTGCAATGCATGCTTAATTTAGATTCTCTACACTTCTGCCTGCATCAGCGTGAAACTCTGAACTGATTGGTTAATTATAGTACAATGTTTGCCTATCCCCCGGCATTCGTTTCTTCCTTCACACTTGATGAGTGGTCAAGTCCTACAATGGGAATGAGTGGGTGAAGTTGTTCCGCAAACAAACCAACTGTTACACCCACACTTGCTCCTCGGCAGCTCCACCCATTTCTGTCCTTGGCGATTCATTCTTGACTTTAGTAACATCTCTTTGCTGTTGTTATCTTCCGCGTCGCATCCCCGGAAAATCAAAGTGAACACAAAACATTTATTTGCAAAAGGGAAAGAGGTGAGCCTGTCACTAGATTAATTCTTTGATTGTTCTTTCTGTACTGTCATACATTCCACATTGTTCTTGTCTGCTTTGTCTTTTATTTGTAATTTGCAGTAGTACTGATATTTGATACCCCTCCTTTGGTTCCTACAGAAATTGACCTGGGAAAGGAAATAATGAAATGCTCTGGATGAATAATGTGGTAAGCCTTGTTCCTGGTACATAGTTCTGTTCACATGTGTGGAGACAGCACAAATAATTTTCTCGGAAGATGCTAAGATTTGAATTTGTTTTCCACTCACCAGGAGCTACGCACACATACCCATGAGGTGTTATTACCACAGCAAGATCTCGACAAATGCACTTGAATCTTGACGCCAGATGATGGGACATTAACACGGAGACGACAATATAGTGCACAGATGAGCACCGATACAAATGCCAACCCTGCAGCGAAGGATGTTGAGGAGAAGAAAGCGGCCGGCCCATCCTCCTCATCATCGGAGAACATCGACGAGGAGGATGATTTCTTCCAAATCGAGGGACCAGTTCTCAGCACCCAATTCTCCCTGGCTGGACCAGCCCTCGACGAGTGCCCTGACCCGACAAGGATCCCCTCATCGGTCTTCGCGAGGACGTCGACGGCACCGAACGATTGGAGTGTTACATCGAATGAGTCTCTCTTTAGCATCAACGTGGGGAACACGAGCTTCTCCAAGGACCATAAGATCTTGTATGGCAAGTCGGGTGAGATGGGCAACCCCAACGAGCCTTTGGCGCCATTGccattgttgccgcagcagagctTGGGATCCAGCACCATCAAGGGGGCAGTGTCACCCAAGGCAACCGGGGAAGGCAGCTCGACTATGAAGGGGGAAGGAGACGAGGATCACATAAATAGCATGTCACACCATTCCGAAGGAAGCACGACCAACTTCGCATTCCCAATGTATGTCCTCTCTAGCACCAtgcaccccctccccccccccccccccccccccctcctcttaTTAGCTTACTTTTTTCAGTATGAAATTCTTTCTCGACTTTTCAGTTATCGGCATACACTGACACTCTTTTTATCTCCTTAAATAGCTAACTACATGTGAAGATGTAAGTAAATATCTCAatgaacaacttgtttaaaattgTTTTCTGCATAATCATACACCTAGGTAAAAAATGATCTCATATCAAGAACTGAGGTCTTAAAAAGTTAAATGTTTGAATTGTGCTACCTCCCATTGTTGCTTAATTAACCTAACGGTAAAAAACAGAGTACCCCCAGACACCAGAAGAGTTAAGTGTGTGATATTTCTTTCACTTGGTGAAACATCCAATCCCAGTGAATGCCCTGGACATATTTTCCAAAATCACGGTCTGATTTAGAGTGTCTTCAGATTGACGGGCGACGAGAAAGCCAGTGGGGCCTCGAAGGACAACCAACCAGATCTTGCCCGACAAAGCACGGCGCAACTGAGTCAAGCAGCAGAGCTAGAGCCGCATGATGAGAAGAACGGGTCACCAAAAGCCGCAATGGGATCACCAAAAGCCGTAATGGAATCGCCAAAAGCCGCAATGGAATCACCTAAAGCTGCAATGGAATCGCCGAAAACTGCAACGGAAGCACCTAAACCTGAAGAAGCCCCTGTAGCGGAACCGGCACCAGCACCAGCAGAGCCACCGCCAGCGACAAAAATGTTTCCCTGCTGTTCTTGTTGTCCATTCTGTTGCTAAGGAGTATTCAACGTACGGGCGCTCAATAATCCATAGATGCTCAAATCAGTAGAAGGCGTTATACTGATTTGCAATCCAAAATTGTTAGTCAGATCAGGAATTGGAGATGAGAGGGACATTgacaaccaatttcttgctccgcGTTCGGTAGATTATCTTAGATGCATACACTACTTGTAGAGGAGATGTTAATTTTGTAGTTTCTGATTGGAATATTTGTTTAATCATGGAGGCAATTTATATTATTTGGTTGTAGTAGTTGTGAGGATGTGTAGATGCTTTAATTTACTAATTGTAGGATGTTATGTTTTATATTGCTTATCTACTGTGATATAAATAAATTAAAGATGTGTAGGTGCTAccttttttatataatttttttgtttttctaataTTAATAAAATCAAGAATGTAAAGGCCTAATTATGAATGTCATGTTGTCA
This region includes:
- the LOC123396197 gene encoding uncharacterized protein LOC123396197: MSTDTNANPAAKDVEEKKAAGPSSSSSENIDEEDDFFQIEGPVLSTQFSLAGPALDECPDPTRIPSSVFARTSTAPNDWSVTSNESLFSINVGNTSFSKDHKILYGKSGEMGNPNEPLAPLPLLPQQSLGSSTIKGAVSPKATGEGSSTMKGEGDEDHINSMSHHSEGSTTNFAFPIYRHTLTLFLSP